A genomic region of Anopheles coustani chromosome 3, idAnoCousDA_361_x.2, whole genome shotgun sequence contains the following coding sequences:
- the LOC131260879 gene encoding RNA polymerase II-associated factor 1 homolog isoform X2 yields MAPTVQNGANSADKRPVRQQERRSELISRVKYCNTLPDIPFDLKFITYPFENDRFIQYNPTSLERNYRYEVLTEHDLGVTIDLINRDLYQIDHTAQLDPADEKLLEEDIHTPQDSMRSSRHAKSVSWLRKSEYISTEQTRFNPQTMEKVEAKVGFNVKKSLREETLYMDREAQIKAIDKTFEDNTKPITTHYSKPGVTPVEVLPLFPDFANWKYPCAQVIFDSDPAPSGKNVPAQIEEMSQAMIRGVMDESGEQFVAYFLPTEDTLEKRRRDLVNETLYEDEEEYEYKMAREYNWNVKSKASKGYEENYYLVLRPDGIYYNELETRVRLSKRRQKNAQQQSNTKLVVKHRPLNASEHRMQRYRERQLEPPGEEDDEDIEEEEEEEEDEEVQGSQTQAADGKRDDDGKENRDEDRSRSGSRSRSRSRASNRSRSSRSRSRSVSRSRSRSKSGSRSRSRSVASGSRSRSRSPARSQSRSVSRSRSRSGSNRRSGSRSVSRSRSRSRSRSRSGSRSGSGSRSRSGTPDGGGSRSGSASRSGSESE; encoded by the exons ATGGCTCCGACTGTCCAGAACGGTGCCAATAGTGCCGATAAACGGCCGGTTCGTCAGCAAGAGCGCAG ATCGGAGCTGATTTCCCGTGTGAAGTACTGCAACACACTCCCGGATATTCCGTTCGATCTCAAGTTTATCACTTATCCCTTCGAAAACGATCGTTTTATCCAGTACAATCCGACCTCGTTGGAGAGGAACTATCGGTACGAGGTGCTTACCGAGCACGATCTCGGAGTTACAATTGACTTGATCAATCGAGACCTGTATCAAATTGATCACACGGCCCAGCTTGATCCTGCCGATGAAAAGCTGCTCGAGGAAGATATCCATACGCCGCAGGACTCGATGCGTAGCAGTCGCCATGCGAAGAGTGTCTCCTGGTTGCGAAAATCGGAGTACATCTCCACCGAGCAGACCCGTTTCAATCCGCAAACGATGGAGAAGGTCGAGGCGAAGGTTGGCTTTAACGTCAAGAAAAGTTTGCGCGAAGAAACGCTGTACATGGATCGGGAGGCCCAAATTAAGGCTATCGATAAAACGTTCGAGGATAACACGAAACCGATCACGACCCACTACAGCAAACCGGGTGTCACGCCTGTCGAGGTGCTGCCCCTGTTCCCGGATTTCGCCAACTGGAAGTACCCGTGCGCACAGGTCATATTCGATTCCGATCCGGCACCGAGCGGCAAGAACGTTCCGGCACAGATCGAGGAAATGTCGCAGGCCATGATTCGCGGTGTGATGGACGAGAGTGGCGAACAGTTCGTAGCATACTTCCTACCAACGGAGGACACACTCGAAAAGCGTCGTCGCGATCTGGTGAACGAAACGCTATACGAAGACGAGGAGGAGTACGAGTACAAGATGGCTCGCGAGTACAACTGGAACGTGAAGAGCAAGGCCTCCAAGGGCTACGAGGAGAACTACTACCTTGTGCTGCGTCCGGACGGTATCTACTACAACGAGCTGGAAACAAGGGTCCGTTTGAGCAAGCGTCGCCAAAAGAACGCCCAGCAGCAAAGCAATACGAAGCTTGTCGTGAAGCATCGACCGTTGAATGCGTCCGAGCATCGCATGCAACGTTATCGCGAGCGCCAGCTCGAACCACCGGGCGAAGAGGATGATGAGGACatcgaggaggaagaggaagaagaggaagaCGAAGAGGTTCAAGGATCCCAGACGCAGGCCGCTGACGGTAAACGAGACGATGATGGTAAAGAAAATCGAGACGAAGATAGGAGTCGTTCTGGAAGTCGCTCTCGATCACGCTCCCGTGCATCGAACCGATCCCGTTCGTCACGTTCAAGATCAAG ATCCGTTTCGAGAAGTCGCAGTCGATCAAAGTCGGGAAGCCGCAGTCGCAGCAGGTCGGTGGCATCTGGAAGCCGCAGTCGCAGTCGTTCTCCGGCAAGAAGCCAGAGTCGCAGCGTGTCACGTTCGCGGTCACGTTCCGGTTCTAATCGACGATCCGGTTCCCGTTCGGTATCACGCTCGCGCTCTCGCTCTCGTTCTCGTTCTCGTTCCGGTTCACGTTCCGGCTCCGGTTCTCGCAGTCGTTCCGGTACccctgatggtggtggttccCGAAGTGGTTCGGCCAGCCGATCGGGCAGCGAGTCAGAATAA
- the LOC131260880 gene encoding Bardet-Biedl syndrome 5 protein homolog — protein sequence MNQKPVWEDREVKFDIPSVYKTLRSGERILDVLESVEDTKGNSGDCGRILATNLRVIWYSVTSHRFSLSIGYSCILTMNTKTVVSKLRGTTQALHILSVGSNSRFEFIFTNLMAVNTKHFASIFDIYRLYQGSTIYRELKLRSSIVTAGQLQVLPQEQIFNSISGVWNLSSDQGNLGMLIVSNVRLVWFAEMNNSFNISLPYMQIGNVRIRESKYGPALVIQTLETGGSYVLGFRIDPPERLGDVYREVLSLHSVYTETPVFGVSYERPTDVHRPATDSIDDIEEFDSTAGSDINSKFTAYLADAGSGGDGSGMKRKPFYCKELGFAMESLKDGYTVKDLWDVLPSQ from the exons ATGAACCAAAAACCAGTGTGGGAGGATCGAGAAGTGAAATTCGATATTCCCTCGGT CTATAAAACTCTACGCAGTGGTGAGCGCATACTGGATGTCCTAGAATCCGTGGAGGACACCAAGGGCAACAGTGGCGATTGCGGGCGCATACTAGCGACCAACCTTCGAGTAATATGGTACTCAGTTACGTCGCATCGGTTCAGCCTTTCCATCGGCTACTCCTGCATACTGACCATGAACACCAAAACGGTCGTGTCGAAGCTTCGCGGCACAACCCAAGCTCTGCATATTTTGAGCGTCGGCTCCAACTCTcggtttgaatttattttcaccaACCTCATGGCGGTCAATACGAAACATTTTGCCTCCATCTTCGACATCTATCGACTGTACCAAGGGTCCACTATTTACCGCGAGCTTAAGCTCCGGTCTTCGATTGTTACGGCCGGCCAACTGCAAGTCCTGCCGCAGGAGCAAATTTTCAACAGCATCTCCGGGGTGTGGAATCTCTCCAGCGACCAGGGCAACCTGGGCATGCTGATCGTAAGCAACGTTCGCCTCGTCTGGTTCGCCGAGATGAACAATAGCTTCAACATATCCCTTCCGTACATGCAAATCGGAAACGTGCGCATCCGCGAGTCCAAGTATGGGCCAGCTCTGGTCATCCAAACGCTGGAAACGGGCGGCTCGTACGTGCTCGGTTTTCGTATCGACCCACCGGAACGACTGGGTGATGTCTACCGGGAAGTTCTTTCCCTTCACAGTGTCTACACGGAGACTCCCGTTTTCGGAGTGTCCTACGAACGGCCGACCGATGTCCATCGTCCAGCGACCGACTCAATCGACGACATCGAAGAGTTCGATTCGACCGCAGGAAGTGatataaattcaaaattcactGCTTACCTTGCTGACGCCGGCTCGGGCGGAGATGGATCGGGAATGAAACGGAAGCCATTCTACTGCAAAGAACTCGGGTTTGCGATGGAATCACTAAAAGATGGCTACACCGTTAAAGATCTGTGGGATGTGTTACCTTCCCAATAG
- the LOC131260586 gene encoding mannose-1-phosphate guanyltransferase beta has translation MGVVGKGSGMRALILVGGYGTRLRPLTLSTPKPLVEFANKPILLHQIEALVEAGVTQVILAVSYRAEQMEAELSAQVERLGVKLIFSHETEPLGTAGPLALAKSILSESTEPFFVLNSDIICDFPFKELEQFHRRHGREGTIVVTRVEEPSKYGVVLYADDGCIKSFIEKPQEFVSNKINAGMYVLNPSVLSRIELKPTSIEKEIFPVMSREKELYAFELNGFWMDIGQPRDFLTGMCLYLSSVRQRQPERLYSGPAGFVGNVLVDPTAKIGAGCRIGPNVTIGPNVVIEDGVCIKRCTILKDAIIKSHSWLDSCIIGWRCVVGRWVRLEGTTVLGEDVIVQDEIYINGGQVLPHKSIALSVPEPQIIM, from the coding sequence ATGGGTGTCGTTGGCAAAGGCTCTGGAATGCGCGCTCTGATTCTGGTTGGAGGATATGGCACCCGGCTACGCCCGTTGACCCTCAGCACACCGAAACCGTTGGTGGAGTTTGCCAACAAACCGATCCTGCTGCATCAGATTGAGGCCCTCGTCGAGGCGGGTGTTACCCAGGTTATCCTTGCCGTGTCGTACCGCGCCGAGCAGATGGAGGCCGAACTGAGCGCCCAGGTCGAGCGGCTCGGTGTGAAGCTTATCTTTTCGCATGAAACGGAACCCCTCGGAACGGCCGGACCGCTGGCACTGGCTAAATCGATACTCTCCGAGAGCACGGAACCATTCTTTGTGCTCAATTCCGATATCATTTGCGACTTTCCGTTCAAAGAGCTGGAACAGTTCCATCGGAGGCACGGACGCGAGGGTACCATCGTGGTGACACGTGTCGAGGAACCCTCCAAGTACGGCGTGGTGCTGTACGCGGACGATGGCTGCATCAAGAGCTTCATCGAAAAACCGCAGGAGTTTGTGAGCAACAAAATCAACGCCGGCATGTACGTGCTCAACCCGTCCGTCCTTTCCCGCATCGAGCTGAAGCCTACTTCGATCGAGAAGGAAATCTTCCCGGTGATGTCGCGCGAAAAGGAACTGTACGCCTTCGAGTTGAACGGGTTCTGGATGGACATCGGACAGCCGCGAGACTTCCTCACTGGGATGTGCCTGTATCTGTCATCCGTTCGCCAGAGGCAACCGGAGCGACTGTACAGTGGGCCGGCCGGATTCGTCGGGAACGTGCTGGTCGATCCAACTGCCAAGATTGGAGCCGGATGTCGGATCGGACCGAACGTTACCATCGGCCCAAATGTCGTCATCGAGGACGGAGTGTGTATTAAGCGGTGCACCATTCTGAAGGATGCCATCATCAAGTCGCACTCCTGGTTGGACAGTTGCATCATCGGGTGGCGTTGCGTCGTCGGCCGATGGGTGAGGCTCGAGGGAACGACAGTGCTGGGGGAGGACGTCATCGTGCAGGACGAGATCTACATCAACGGTGGACAGGTGTTGCCACACAAGAGCATAGCGTTGAGCGTTCCCGAACCACAAATTATCATGTAA
- the LOC131270811 gene encoding geranylgeranyl transferase type-2 subunit beta, with protein sequence MAFASNDVTISDDSRELHFDKHVDYIANHGNDKNDYEYCMTEFLRMSGIYWGVTGLDLMNKLDRLDKQSIIEFIKKCQCPVTGGIAACDGHDPHILYTLSAVQILIIYDSLDAIDIDQIAKYVASLQQLDGSFFGDKWGEVDTRFSFCAVAILSLIGRMDEIDLEKSVNFVMSCCNSDGGFGSKPNAESHAGLIYCCVGFLSITDQLHRLDCERLAWWLCERQLPSGGLNGRPEKLPDVCYSWWVLASLTIIGRLHWISSEKLENFILSCQDAETGGFADRTGNLPDIFHTLFGLGALSLLGDKRLKPVNPTYCMPEYVIKRCNLNPKVIVL encoded by the exons ATG GCATTCGCCTCGAACGATGTGACGATCAGTGATGATTCAAGGGAATTGCACTTCGACAAACACGTCGATTACATCGCCAATCACGGGAATGACAAAAATGACTAC GAATATTGCATGACTGAATTCCTTCGTATGTCCGGTATATATTGGGGTGTAACGGGCCTTGATCTGATGAACAAGCTGGACCGATTGGACAAGCAATCGATTATAGAGTTCATCAAGAAGTGCCAATGTCCAGTGACTGGAGGCATTGCTGCATGCGATGGGCACGATCCGCACATTCTCTACACCCTCAGTGCCGTTCAGATATTGATAATTTACGATAGTTTGGATGCAATCGATATCGACCAAATCGCCAAGTACGTAGCATCCCTGCAACAACTCGACGGAAGCTTCTTCGGCGACAAGTGGGGAGAGGTGGACACACGGTTTTCCTTCTGTGCCGTTGCCATTTTAAGCTTGATT GGCCGCATGGATGAGATCGACCTCGAAAAGTCAGTGAACTTCGTAATGTCCTGCTGCAACTCGGACGGTGGCTTTGGCTCAAAACCGAACGCTGAAAGTCACGCCGGTTTGATCTACTGCTGCGTCGGATTCCTATCGATAACGGATCAACTGCACCGGCTAGATTGTGAACGGTTGGCGTGGTGGCTATGTGAGCGTCAACTTCCCAGCGGTGGGCTCAACGGTCGCCCAGAAAAGCTTCCGGACGTGTGCTACTCGTGGTGGGTATTGGCCTCACTCACCATCATCGGCCGGTTGCATTGGATCAGTTCGGAAAAGCTGGAAAACTTTATCCTCTCCTGTCAGGACGCGGAAACGGGAGGGTTTGCCGACCGGACTGGAAATCTGCCGGATATTTTTCACACCCTTTTTGGATTGGGCGCACTGTCGCTGCTGGGAGATAAGCGCTTGAAACCCGTCAATCCTACCTACTGCATGCCGGAGTACGTCATCAAACGGTGCAATTTGAACCCAAAAGTCATAGTGCTGTAA
- the LOC131270826 gene encoding transmembrane protein 256 homolog — MGLNDAVNYVLFNNPVSSGMWSIASHGAKAVGLKPKAIAQTAATQSTAVVQQALPPLWKLLGHNRHILRLAGLSGAAAVMLGAYGAHYHFPANDEEGGRDQRQVFEMTNRYHFIHSLALLAAPLARRPYLTSLLLTSGMALFCGSCYYIAFTNDRTVGKITPVGGFMLIFGWLSFII, encoded by the exons ATGGGTTTGAACGACGCCGTAAATTACGTGCTTTTCAACAATCCAGTTTCAAGCGGCATGTGGTCAATAGCATCTCACGGAGCAAAAGCGGTG GGTCTTAAACCTAAAGCCATTGCTCAAACTGCAGCCACACAGTCAACTGCGGTTGTGCAACAGGCATTGCCTCCGCTGTGGAAGCTGCTCGGCCATAACCGACACATCCTGAGACTGGCCGGATTGAGCGGTGCTGCCGCCGTTATGTTGGGAGCCTACGGTGCCCACTATCATTTCCCCGCCAACGACGAAGAAGGAGGACGTGACCAGAGGCAGGTATTCGAAATGACCAATCGGTACCATTTCATACATTCGTTGGCGCTTTTGGCAGCTCCTCTAGCACGTCGACCGTATTTG ACATCGCTCCTGTTGACGTCGGGAATGGCATTGTTTTGTGGCTCGTGTTACTACATCGCCTTCACCAACGACCGAACAGTGGGAAAAATAACTCCTGTAGGAGGATTTATGTTGATCTTTGGGTGGCTgtcttttattatttaa
- the LOC131260879 gene encoding RNA polymerase II-associated factor 1 homolog isoform X1, producing MAPTVQNGANSADKRPVRQQERRSELISRVKYCNTLPDIPFDLKFITYPFENDRFIQYNPTSLERNYRYEVLTEHDLGVTIDLINRDLYQIDHTAQLDPADEKLLEEDIHTPQDSMRSSRHAKSVSWLRKSEYISTEQTRFNPQTMEKVEAKVGFNVKKSLREETLYMDREAQIKAIDKTFEDNTKPITTHYSKPGVTPVEVLPLFPDFANWKYPCAQVIFDSDPAPSGKNVPAQIEEMSQAMIRGVMDESGEQFVAYFLPTEDTLEKRRRDLVNETLYEDEEEYEYKMAREYNWNVKSKASKGYEENYYLVLRPDGIYYNELETRVRLSKRRQKNAQQQSNTKLVVKHRPLNASEHRMQRYRERQLEPPGEEDDEDIEEEEEEEEDEEVQGSQTQAADGKRDDDGKENRDEDRSRSGSRSRSRSRASNRSRSSRSRSRSGTKSQSRSVSRSRSRSKSGSRSRSRSVASGSRSRSRSPARSQSRSVSRSRSRSGSNRRSGSRSVSRSRSRSRSRSRSGSRSGSGSRSRSGTPDGGGSRSGSASRSGSESE from the exons ATGGCTCCGACTGTCCAGAACGGTGCCAATAGTGCCGATAAACGGCCGGTTCGTCAGCAAGAGCGCAG ATCGGAGCTGATTTCCCGTGTGAAGTACTGCAACACACTCCCGGATATTCCGTTCGATCTCAAGTTTATCACTTATCCCTTCGAAAACGATCGTTTTATCCAGTACAATCCGACCTCGTTGGAGAGGAACTATCGGTACGAGGTGCTTACCGAGCACGATCTCGGAGTTACAATTGACTTGATCAATCGAGACCTGTATCAAATTGATCACACGGCCCAGCTTGATCCTGCCGATGAAAAGCTGCTCGAGGAAGATATCCATACGCCGCAGGACTCGATGCGTAGCAGTCGCCATGCGAAGAGTGTCTCCTGGTTGCGAAAATCGGAGTACATCTCCACCGAGCAGACCCGTTTCAATCCGCAAACGATGGAGAAGGTCGAGGCGAAGGTTGGCTTTAACGTCAAGAAAAGTTTGCGCGAAGAAACGCTGTACATGGATCGGGAGGCCCAAATTAAGGCTATCGATAAAACGTTCGAGGATAACACGAAACCGATCACGACCCACTACAGCAAACCGGGTGTCACGCCTGTCGAGGTGCTGCCCCTGTTCCCGGATTTCGCCAACTGGAAGTACCCGTGCGCACAGGTCATATTCGATTCCGATCCGGCACCGAGCGGCAAGAACGTTCCGGCACAGATCGAGGAAATGTCGCAGGCCATGATTCGCGGTGTGATGGACGAGAGTGGCGAACAGTTCGTAGCATACTTCCTACCAACGGAGGACACACTCGAAAAGCGTCGTCGCGATCTGGTGAACGAAACGCTATACGAAGACGAGGAGGAGTACGAGTACAAGATGGCTCGCGAGTACAACTGGAACGTGAAGAGCAAGGCCTCCAAGGGCTACGAGGAGAACTACTACCTTGTGCTGCGTCCGGACGGTATCTACTACAACGAGCTGGAAACAAGGGTCCGTTTGAGCAAGCGTCGCCAAAAGAACGCCCAGCAGCAAAGCAATACGAAGCTTGTCGTGAAGCATCGACCGTTGAATGCGTCCGAGCATCGCATGCAACGTTATCGCGAGCGCCAGCTCGAACCACCGGGCGAAGAGGATGATGAGGACatcgaggaggaagaggaagaagaggaagaCGAAGAGGTTCAAGGATCCCAGACGCAGGCCGCTGACGGTAAACGAGACGATGATGGTAAAGAAAATCGAGACGAAGATAGGAGTCGTTCTGGAAGTCGCTCTCGATCACGCTCCCGTGCATCGAACCGATCCCGTTCGTCACGTTCAAGATCAAG ATCGGGTACAAAATCTCAGTCCAGATCCGTTTCGAGAAGTCGCAGTCGATCAAAGTCGGGAAGCCGCAGTCGCAGCAGGTCGGTGGCATCTGGAAGCCGCAGTCGCAGTCGTTCTCCGGCAAGAAGCCAGAGTCGCAGCGTGTCACGTTCGCGGTCACGTTCCGGTTCTAATCGACGATCCGGTTCCCGTTCGGTATCACGCTCGCGCTCTCGCTCTCGTTCTCGTTCTCGTTCCGGTTCACGTTCCGGCTCCGGTTCTCGCAGTCGTTCCGGTACccctgatggtggtggttccCGAAGTGGTTCGGCCAGCCGATCGGGCAGCGAGTCAGAATAA